From the genome of Triticum aestivum cultivar Chinese Spring chromosome 3B, IWGSC CS RefSeq v2.1, whole genome shotgun sequence, one region includes:
- the LOC123066538 gene encoding LRR receptor kinase BAK1, with protein sequence MAALTGAALLLASLLALAAIASGNTEGDILYSQRQVWKDPNNVLQSWDPTLVNPCTWFHVTCNNINSVIRVDLGNAGLSGALVPGLGRMVNLQYLELFGNNISGPIPATLGNLTRLVSLDLYDNRLTGAIPASLGNIGTLRFLRLHGNKLAGGIPASLGNLTKLQTLELQENMLTGTVPLEVLSLVLLGHLTELNVAKNSLAGTVKSSKPRVATVIQDTLKTTRLHAEQH encoded by the exons ATGGCGGCTCTGACCGGGGCAGCGCTCCTCCTCGCCAGCCTCCTTGCTCTCGCAGCCATCGCCAGCGGCAACACCGAAGGTGACATACTCTACTCGCAAAGGCAGGTGTGGAAGGACCCCAACAACGTGCTGCAGAGCTGGGATCCCACCCTTGTCAACCCCTGCACTTGGTTCCATGTCACCTGCAACAACATCAACTCCGTCATCCGAGT GGACTTGGGGAATGCAGGCCTCTCAGGCGCCCTGGTTCCTGGACTGGGACGAATGGTGAACCTTCAGTACCT GGAGCTGTTTGGGAACAACATCAGTGGACCGATTCCAGCAACCCTCGGCAACCTAACACGCCTGGTCAGCCTTGATCTCTACGACAACCGTCTCACGGGCGCGATACCAGCCTCGCTCGGGAACATCGGGACGCTGCGTTTCCT GAGGCTGCATGGGAACAAGCTTGCAGGTGGTATACCGGCGTCTTTGGGCAATCTGACGAAGCTTCAAACTTTGGAGCTTCAGGAGAACATGCTGACCGGCACAGTGCCGCTGGAAGTCCTCTCTCTTGTTCTTCTTGGGCACTTGACTGAACT TAACGTTGCCAAGAACAGTCTGGCCGGCACTGTTAAATCATCTAAACCAAGAG TAGCTACCGTCATCCAGGACACGCTCAAGACTACACGTTTACACGCTGAGCAGCACTGA